Genomic segment of Actinomycetota bacterium:
ATAGAGGAAGTCCCCATCGGCCGTTAGGCCCTGGTCCCGCAGCCCCGGCCGGCCGTCGACTGAGAAAGCCGCAGTCGCATCGTCAAGGCTCAGGCTCCCGTCGTCTGCGATCGAGTACCGGGACACGGCTCCGTCGGCGAAATTTGTCGAAAAGGCATAACGACCGTCCGGGGAAACGACCACCCAGCAGATCTCACTACGACCGTTGCCCACCGACCTCGTCACCGGGGTGATCTCAGCTCCTTCGATTGAGTATGAGGAAGCCGCAGCCTTTCCCTTCTGAGCGCCGAAGGCTTCGCTCACCACCAATGTCCCGCTCCCGGTCAGCGCAAACCCATAGGGGGTGGGCCCTGAGGAGGGAACCGTCCGGCCCGTTCCCAGCCTTCCGTCGGCCTGCACGGGGATTGCTGTGATTGAATTCGTGCCTCGTTCCGTCACGACGAGTGTCGAGCCATCCGGCGTAAGGCCGACCTGCGCAGGATCCGAATCCGGCGACAGCGCCTGTTCTGCGCCGGAAAGAGGCTCGAGCCCAGACTCACCGAGCGTGAAACCGGCCACCGTTGGCCCACCTGAGGCGAGCACGTAGACCAGGCCCCGGTGTTCGGCAACGCTCTTCGGGGCCGGCCCGGCGGGCGTGCGGCCGATGAGATCGAGACTTCCATCGTCGGCGACGGAGAACACGCTGACGTCATCACTGGCAGAGTTGGCTACCAGGAGGTGGGTGCCGTCTGCAGCCAAAACCACCGAGCCCTGAGAGGCGAGATGCGCTTGTCCATCACCCGAGCCTCCTGTTGCATGATCCGCGATCCGCTCCAATCCCCCTGCGGCGTTGCGTCCAAAGTGAGCCACCTTGTTCTCGGCTTCGTTCGTCTGCACATAGACCGCACCCTGCGTCATTGTTAGTGCCCCCCTTGCGTCTCGCCGTGCCTGCCGAACCGTCGCTGCCGGCGGCGGTCGCGCTAGGTCGTGGGCGTAGTAAGTGCTGCACTACCAACGATTTGTTTCAGTACGTACTCAAGAACGCCTAGATTCAGAGCCCGTTCCGTTCATCGCGAGACCCGCGCCCGCGGCCCTGTCCCACTCGTCGTCGATGTGTACGGCGTGCTTGCCCCCCCGGCTGATGATGCTTGCTGCGATGCTGGCCCGAAAGCCGCTGGCGCAGTGGGTCCAGATCGGACCATGGGGCAGGTGCTTGAGGTGGTCGACCAGGTCCTGTAGCGGCACGTGGACCGATCCGGCGATCCAACCTTCGGCCCGCTCGTCGTGGCGCCGGACGTCGAGGACCAGCGGCGGGTGGTCACCGGCCAGGACTTCGGCCAGGGCTTTGAAGTCGGCAACCGGGTAGCTCGCCAAACCCTGCTCACCGGCAAGTTCGGCCCGGCCCCCGGTTGCTGCTCCTTCCAGCCGGTCGATTCCGATGCGCACCAGTTCCCGCTGGGCCTCGGCGACCTCCTGCATCGAGTCGCCGATCAACGTGACGGGTGTCCCCCAGGGCAGCACCCACCCCAGGTAGGTGGCAAAGCTTTTGCCCAGCTCGACCGAGATGGTGCCGGGCAGGTGGCCCCGGGCGTAGGCTCGCCGATTGTTCAGATCGACCACCCAGCGACCCGACCGGATCTGGCTGCGCAGCTGCTCCGCGTCCAACTCACCCGGCGGTGTGAGGTCCAACGGGGTTGGGCCCGAGAGGTTGATGGGGGCCATGTGGGCGTAGTAGCGGGGGTAGGCGGTCAGGCCTGAAAGAAGCTGGGCGACGAATTGGTCTTCGTCCTCCATCGTCAGCGCCAGGTTGCTTTTGCGCTCGTCTCCCACGGTGCCGCTATGGGCGCCCGAAGTCTTCGCGGAGGAGCAGAAGCTGCCGAAGCCGTGGGTCGGCCAGACCTCCACCTCGTCCGGAACCATCGACGCGAGCTTGCGAACCGATCGGTACTGATCACGGGTAAGGTCCTCGGCCACATGTTCGCCGTTCAGATCGGTGCGTCCAACGCTGCCGTAGAGCAGTGAACCGCCGGTGAACAGCGCTTTGGGCCTGTCGCCTTCACTTACCAGATAGCTGAGGTGGTGATGGGTGTGACCCGGGGTGGCAATGGCTTGCACGGTGAGAGCGCCAACCTGAACCGAGGCTCCATCGGCTACCGGCTCCCGCTCGTACTCGACATCGTCCTCCGCGTGGACCAGGTAGGTTGCGCCGGTCCGGTGTGCGAGGTCCAGCCCGCCCGAGATGTAGTCGTTGTGGATGTGGGTCTCGGCAACGTGGGTGATCTTGACGCCGGCGGAGGCGGCAAGGTCGAGGACCCGGTCGATGTCGCGTTGCGGGTCGATAACCAGCGCCACCTTGCCGTCGTGAGCCAGATAGCTGCGATCGCCCAGTCCCGGCGTCTCGATGGTCAGAACCTCAAGCACACTACCTCCATAAGTTATATTGTTCGTACATTCGAATCATAGTACTATATCGACATGGAGAAAAGCGAAGAGCAGTTGAGTACCACAGAACCACCCCACGAAATCGATGTCAGGCCGCTCGACCGCACCAGCCCCATGCCGCTGTGGGCACAGCTGGTAGAAGAACTGACCCGGAGGCTTAAGGCCGGCCACTTCGCCGAGCGGCTGCCTACCGACCAGGAGCTGGTGGACACTTACGGGGTCAGCCGGCAGACCGCGCGGGATGCCGTCCGTAGATTGGGAGAGTCGTTTCGCCTGGAAAGGCACAGAGGGAAAGGGACGTTCGTCCGCCAGGCGCAGTTCGAGCTTCCCGTGGGGATCATGTACAGCTGGTTCCAGGCGATTGAAAGCCAGGGCGCCAAGCAGGACAGCGTCGTCCGGGCTTGTGAGCTGAGACAGGATGTGATCGTGGCGGCAGAGCTTGAAGTGGATGCCGACCTGCCCCTGTTCTACCTCGAGCGGCTGCGGCTGGCCGACGGTGTGCCGCTGGCTCTGGATCGGATCTGGATACCGGCAGTTCTGGCGGCTCCGGTGATGGAGACCGACTTCACCCACACCGCCCTGTACGACGAGCTGCGGGACAAGGCCGGGATCGTCCCGACCCGCGGCCAGGAGACCATTCACCCGGTAATCCCGATCCCCTCGGTTGCCAAGCTGCTCGAGATGCCGAAGGGCGCCGCGGCTTTCACAATCGTGAGAAGGACCTGGATCGGGGACCGGCCACTCGAGCGCAGGGACACCATCGTCCGTGGGGACCGCCACGCGTTCGTCTCCAGTTGGTCGCACGAGGCCGGCGTTCAGCACGCCGAGCCGCGCCTCAGGCTGGTGGCTCAAACCTAGATGGTCTCGCTTCCCCTAGTTGCGCTCGGGGGGGCGGCGGTGGGGATCCTCTTCGGGATCTTCGGGGTCGGGGGCTCCTCCTTCGCAACGCCCGTCCTCGCCCTGCTCGGCGTTCCGCCCCTGCTGGCCGTCGCCTCTCCGCTGCCATCAACGCTCGCCTCCGCGTTCGCCGGCCTGCGCGGCTACGCGCAGCAAAAGCACGTCGACTGGCGGGTCGCCCGGCTTTCGATCGCCGGCGGCCTTCCTGCGACGGTCCTCGGGTCGCTGTTGTCGAGGGTGGTCGGCGGAGATGTCCTGCTTATCGTTTCCGGCTTGGTCCTGGCCGTCGTCGGCTTGAGGGTTCTAAAGCCCCTGTCGGATGAGGCCACCGTCCAAGCCGACCGCCGGCGCGAAAACCCGTGGATCGTCGTAGGCGGCGCGGTCGGCGTGGGACTCCTCACCGGCTTGCTGGCGAACGGCGGAGGATTCCTGCTGGTCCCGATGTTTCTTCTCGTGTTGGGACTGACCATGCCGGTCTCGGCGGGCACCAGCCTTGCGGTCATCGCGGTGCTGTCGATCCCAACTCTGATCACCCACGCGTCGCTCGGGCAGATCGACTGGCCGGTGGCCCTGACGTTTGCCGCCGGCTCCATCCCCGCCTCCTACGTGGGATCTCAGCTGGCTCCCCGGATCAACGCGGAACGGCTGAAGAAGGCTTTCGGCTGGATGCTCATCGCGTTTGCGATCTATTTCGTCGTTCGGCAGACGCTTTAACCCGACCGCTTCCTGTGGCTCTCTGCGGCCCGCTCGTAGGCTTCGATCAGAAGAGGCCGGAGTGAGGCGAAGGTCTCCTCGCTCGGGTTGAGAACGCACATCCACGACTGCGGCGAGTAGACCGGGTGCGGCATCAGCTTGTCCAGAGTGGTGTAGTCGTGGCCGGTCTCCACGACCATCGCACCGTCCTTCGGCCACGAGGGCCGGGGTCCGAGGAGAGATTCGTAGGTTTTCTTGCCGACTCCGAAATTCAGGCGGTAGACCCCTTCCCGGTCCAGGTTCGACGCCGGGTCGTGGCGGTCGGCGGTGACCAGCGTGGCAAAGGGGTGGAGGTGCTCCACCGGCCGGCCGTCCTTGGGGTCGTAGAAGAGGTAGTAGTCGCCGCCGGCCTCAAAGACGTCGACGCCTCCGAGCGCCTCGATCTGTTCGATGACGTCGTGCTGGTTCATCGGTCCAGCCTACCGAGGTCGATTCTAGGTCGCTCCACCGATCACCCAGCTGAACGGCTGCACCGTCCCGGAGGGCGTCACGTGATCCTCACGGCACCCCCCGACAACCTCTACCCCTACCGTCAGCAGGACTGCGGTCAACTCTTCGACGCCGTAGCGTGCGACGGGTAGTCCGGAACACCGCTCCGGGCCGTCGGCGGCGAACGTAGCAAGGATCACGTAGCCGGGTCTGGTAATTGCCGAACCCAGCTTCTCCAGGTAGGTCGAACGTTCGTATTCCTGAGTCAGAAAGTGAAAGACCGCTCGGTCATGCCACAGTCCGTAGGAACGGCGCGGCTCCCAGGTGAGCAGGTCGTCATGTATCCATTCGACCGGGGCGCCGGGGCCGAGCCGCTTCTTCGCAAGATCCAGGGCCGTGCCCGACAGGTCCAGGACCGTGAGGTCCACGAAGCCCATTCGGACCAGGCTGTCGGTCAGGGTTGACGCCCCGCCTCCCACATCGATCACCGGCGTAGCCGTTGGGAGCTCCAAAGTCGAGATCAGGTCGACCGAGAGGGTTGGGCGGGGCTGGTACCAGCTGACGCCGGAAGCCGAAAGGCTTCCGTAAGCCTCGTCCCAATGTGCCTGTGAAGCGGCGTTTTCGACGTGCCCCTGCCGGACTCCCATACGACAAGTGTGGGCGTGTCGCGAAGCTGCCACAATCCCCCAAAACAAAGTGATCCTAGGTATAAACGAGGTTTGCCGGAGGTGAGCTAGGACCAGACCGAGATCTCCCTCAGGCCGGAGAACGACTCCAGTAGGCCGCCGGCCCGCAGGTAGCGAACGCGAGTCCGTGAGCGAGGCTCGATCTCGGCATCGGCAGTGTCCGCCCTGCCGATCTCCGACCAGGTCGTTCCGTCCGCCGAGCCTTCGACCGCACAGTCGCATCCCCGCAGGACGACGAGTGAAGCGTCTACCGGCCTGCCCAGGTCGATGACAACCCATTTAGGCTCACCCGGAGGTGGGGTGGTGGAGGGGCCGGGCAGGTTCGAGGGTTCGGGAGCCGGGATGGCGGCGTCCTCCGACAGCCGGCCATCGGTCGCCTTGCACCCCGGTATGGGAACGAGGGGCCCGCTTCCGTCCTGTAGGAAACAGGCTTTGCCCCGGGACCCAGGAACCCCGGCGCTGCTCCGGAACGGGACCTGGGCGGAGCGGTAGGCGAACTCCATGGTGGTGCCGGGGGCAACTCCGTTCCGCGTGGCTACCACCGACACCCGCCCGAGTGAGTCCTCCAGGACCCTAGGATCGTAGGCGGCCTGCGCCGAGTCTGACTCCATGCTCCAGTTGGGGCTGCCCTCGTCCGAGGTGAACTCGAGCCGGTAGTCCGACCCCTTGCCGTAGTCCTTGGGGATCGGATCCCACTCCGCCTTGCCGGTGGTGGTCACGAGCCTGGGCTCCCAGAACCTTATCGGCCCGAGGTCGAGGCGCTCGGTCTGAACCTTAAAGGTGGTGAGGGTGGCCGGGCCTTCCACGGTTCCCGGCGCCCCCGGCAGGCTGGTGCTGACGCCCATCACGCGAGCATTGCCGAAAAAAGTCTGAACGTCGTCTCCGCTGATCGAGAAGGAGAAGGCACCGCCGGCCGCGCTCTCGGTGGTGTCGGCGTCCCTGAAGAAGGAGGCACAGGGCTCCGGGGGCCGGTCGGCGAAGCAGAGGGTGCCGAGCGTTAGGCCGGTCAAAAGTGTTCCACCCAGCAACTCGCCTCCTCCCAGCCGGGGCGCAAGGACCAGTTCCCTCTGAACCGGTTCTCCGGCCTGGTTGGCCAGGGTGCCGGAGATGGTGACCGGAGCGCCCGAGTCAACCTGGCTCGGCTCGCAGGCCGTTGGGACCACAAAGGCGCAGGACAGAAACAGGCTGATAAGGAGCCGGTATCGCTTCCCGGGCTGGGTCACCGAGCTGTGACAGTAGGGCCCGTTGTGCCGTTACCGGCTAGGTGCGGGAGAAGTACAGGCTGTAGCGACGCACCATCGCCGTGGCGAGCAGGCAGACAATCGCAAGCGCCGGAACCAGGATTCTGAGCTGAACGCCGGCAA
This window contains:
- a CDS encoding beta-propeller fold lactonase family protein, coding for MTQGAVYVQTNEAENKVAHFGRNAAGGLERIADHATGGSGDGQAHLASQGSVVLAADGTHLLVANSASDDVSVFSVADDGSLDLIGRTPAGPAPKSVAEHRGLVYVLASGGPTVAGFTLGESGLEPLSGAEQALSPDSDPAQVGLTPDGSTLVVTERGTNSITAIPVQADGRLGTGRTVPSSGPTPYGFALTGSGTLVVSEAFGAQKGKAAASSYSIEGAEITPVTRSVGNGRSEICWVVVSPDGRYAFSTNFADGAVSRYSIADDGSLSLDDATAAFSVDGRPGLRDQGLTADGDFLYAIDADSGSIFGWGVAHDGALSPIGSWGGLPDTVAGLACR
- a CDS encoding MBL fold metallo-hydrolase: MLEVLTIETPGLGDRSYLAHDGKVALVIDPQRDIDRVLDLAASAGVKITHVAETHIHNDYISGGLDLAHRTGATYLVHAEDDVEYEREPVADGASVQVGALTVQAIATPGHTHHHLSYLVSEGDRPKALFTGGSLLYGSVGRTDLNGEHVAEDLTRDQYRSVRKLASMVPDEVEVWPTHGFGSFCSSAKTSGAHSGTVGDERKSNLALTMEDEDQFVAQLLSGLTAYPRYYAHMAPINLSGPTPLDLTPPGELDAEQLRSQIRSGRWVVDLNNRRAYARGHLPGTISVELGKSFATYLGWVLPWGTPVTLIGDSMQEVAEAQRELVRIGIDRLEGAATGGRAELAGEQGLASYPVADFKALAEVLAGDHPPLVLDVRRHDERAEGWIAGSVHVPLQDLVDHLKHLPHGPIWTHCASGFRASIAASIISRGGKHAVHIDDEWDRAAGAGLAMNGTGSESRRS
- a CDS encoding GntR family transcriptional regulator, which gives rise to MEKSEEQLSTTEPPHEIDVRPLDRTSPMPLWAQLVEELTRRLKAGHFAERLPTDQELVDTYGVSRQTARDAVRRLGESFRLERHRGKGTFVRQAQFELPVGIMYSWFQAIESQGAKQDSVVRACELRQDVIVAAELEVDADLPLFYLERLRLADGVPLALDRIWIPAVLAAPVMETDFTHTALYDELRDKAGIVPTRGQETIHPVIPIPSVAKLLEMPKGAAAFTIVRRTWIGDRPLERRDTIVRGDRHAFVSSWSHEAGVQHAEPRLRLVAQT
- a CDS encoding sulfite exporter TauE/SafE family protein; the encoded protein is MVSLPLVALGGAAVGILFGIFGVGGSSFATPVLALLGVPPLLAVASPLPSTLASAFAGLRGYAQQKHVDWRVARLSIAGGLPATVLGSLLSRVVGGDVLLIVSGLVLAVVGLRVLKPLSDEATVQADRRRENPWIVVGGAVGVGLLTGLLANGGGFLLVPMFLLVLGLTMPVSAGTSLAVIAVLSIPTLITHASLGQIDWPVALTFAAGSIPASYVGSQLAPRINAERLKKAFGWMLIAFAIYFVVRQTL
- a CDS encoding DUF6194 family protein; translated protein: MNQHDVIEQIEALGGVDVFEAGGDYYLFYDPKDGRPVEHLHPFATLVTADRHDPASNLDREGVYRLNFGVGKKTYESLLGPRPSWPKDGAMVVETGHDYTTLDKLMPHPVYSPQSWMCVLNPSEETFASLRPLLIEAYERAAESHRKRSG
- a CDS encoding class I SAM-dependent methyltransferase codes for the protein MGVRQGHVENAASQAHWDEAYGSLSASGVSWYQPRPTLSVDLISTLELPTATPVIDVGGGASTLTDSLVRMGFVDLTVLDLSGTALDLAKKRLGPGAPVEWIHDDLLTWEPRRSYGLWHDRAVFHFLTQEYERSTYLEKLGSAITRPGYVILATFAADGPERCSGLPVARYGVEELTAVLLTVGVEVVGGCREDHVTPSGTVQPFSWVIGGAT